In the genome of Yarrowia lipolytica chromosome 1B, complete sequence, the window TCTTATGAAACTGCTGGAAATCATCAACGACGCCTCTTACCGCCTCGGTGTCATTTCTCCTAACCCGTTCTACAAGCAGGATGACATTCCTTCGAACCAGACCATCTCCAGAGGTCTACTAGTGTGTGACGGAGGCTTTGATCTCGAAACTATCCCCATCCTGCCCTTTTTGCAACCCGAACGAGAAGTTGATGTTGTCATCTCCATGGATCCTTCTCTAGACAGCCCCGAGGGATGGCCCACTGGAGAATGTATCAGACATACCGCAGCCAAAAGTCAATGGGAGTTTGGAGAGGGAGTGTTCCCCCAGATTCCCGACAATGTCACCTTCATCAACGACAACCTCACCACCAAGCCTGTCTTCTTTGGTTgcaacatcaccaacctgAAGAAGTACGATAACACCGACAGATACTCTCCGGTCATCGTCTACGTACCCATGCACAACATTTCCTACGTgtccaacttctccactGGAAAGCTCTTGTataccaaggaggaaagCTTCGGAACCGTCAACAATGCGTACAACATGATGACAAGGACAAACTTGACCGAAGATGAAGAATGGGGCAAATGCCTAGGTTGCGTTTCCATTCTCCGAGAGCTGCAGAGATTGAATGAGACCGTGCCGGATTGTGAGAGGTGTTTCAGCAATTACTGCTACAACTGAACGCGAAACGAAGTTGTAacctgttttttttttcttcagCCACAATCCTAACTCCATTTCTTAACTTGTCTTATATTTCACTTAATCAATACCAGTACCTAAGCAACCCTAGCAACTCTTTTTAGAACCATCTCGTCGTATCCAGTTGTCGGGTATCACTTACCAATAGTTGCTTCTTCTGATCGTCTCCATTCTGTATAACATATCGTACattgtgtatatatacatgtgCCAGATGGAAATTGTTGATGCTGAATGAATGAAGATGCGTATCAAGATTTGTAATCGGTCCATCACCCCCATTTTTTGCGCTCCATTTGGTTACTCGAAATCCACCTCCAGTAAATCAAACAAATGTCCCAGAACCTCCTTCGGGTTCGCTCGCAATCCACCATGGAAATACTCGTTAGTAATCCACTGCTTTATGTTCCCCGTCTCATTAGCCGTCTCCTGAACCAAGTTGAACTCCACATACATGTCTGAAAAGTACGTGGCAGCGACAATCGGGACCTTGTTAGCCTTCAACTGCTTGTAGTCGTACAGGTCCGGCcagtccttcttctcagcaaGCAAGTCAGCCACAGGTTTCAGCTGTCGCAGCTCAGTGTAGTCCTCAAACATGCTCTTGTAGATCATCTCTCCAGTGAGATAGGTGGGAACTTTGTCGTTCTCAGAAATGAAGACGGGAAAGTCGGCTCTCAGCCGATCAGCCGACCAGTTGGAGGCTTCCTTCTGGCAGTAAATGGATTCATGCAGAATAGCATAAATCGGGTTGGTGTCGAATGAATGCATGACTTGGATCTTGTCGAGAATGAAAAATGAGGGTCTTCCATTTACCTCAAGATCGTCAAACAGCCGCAGAACAATGAGGTGAATTGTGTCGGCTCCATTGTGGCTACCTAGAGACAatccaagctgctggaaccGTTCAGGAGACAGGTTTCCACCGTTGGGAAGCGTGATTTTGTTGTTTCGAAGATAATCCAGAATGTGGGACACTCGCTTCTGGTCCTCAGGGTACTTTGCGTAATAGTACTTGTTCCGCTGGGCAACAACAGGATACAGAGCCTTGTACACCTTGTCGGGGTTATTAGCGGTAGGAGGAATACCACCAGTCACAATGGCCTGTTTGACAAAGTCGGGGAAAAAGGAAAGGTAGGtgaagcagcagaaaccACCAAAAGACTGGCCCATAATAGTCCATTTGCCCTTTTCTCCGACGAGCACCTTTCTGATCATCTCGGCGTCTCTGACAATACTGTCGGCTCGGAAATGGGTCAGGTAATCAGCTGctttttgtgtctccaTTTTGCCCAACTCCCCAGGGTCAATCGCCGTGCTCATACCCGTTCCTCGCTggtccagagccagcacCTGGAAGCCTCTCTGGATCAGTTCATCGATGAATCCAGACTTGGACAGAGGCGGAGTGCACTGAAATCCAGGTCCGCCCTGGAAGAAAATAACGTAGGGGCGCTTCTCGAGCTCGCTAGATTCGGTTTTCGAAGGGTTGATTCTCTGGGCACAAACACGGAtcttgtcgttcttgggcttggaaTGGTCCAGAGGGACCTCGAATGCCAGGGTTTCGACAACGAGTCCACGCACGTGATACTTGTCGATTTTCTGGAACATTTTCGAAACGTTCAACACGCGTGGTGCTTGTGTTGTTTTCTTCAATCTCATTGCGATGCGGTTATTagtatttattttatagTGTTGTGTTGGGAAGCTCTCTGGGGTAGTATGTATTGTTGGGTTAGGGCAGGCCCATAGAACGGGAGGTTCAAGCCACATTTATATGGATTTTATTACACCATTCGATCCACCTCAGCGAGATGATTTCAATGGTATAATCAGCTTGTCGTCAACCTGTCTTTAACACAACTTGATTTGACCCTTTACACCGCACGGCACTCCTAACAAATGCAAGACTCTGCACTCTGCTAAGAGTTGTACATTAATGTGATTAGACGGCTCATCGGAAGACTCCAATCCCAAATGAAGACCCGCACGATCATGGAGTCCATTCCTGGGGTTCTTTGTTCCCCAAAAAACGTTTTCGAGCTCACCGTCGcacggtcacgtgacccaatACACGAGAAGTTCGATACAACGGTTCGCTAATTATCACACTTAAAATTTGGAAACTATTTGTCGACACGACTTCTTCAGTTTTTGGACTAACGCCTCCCAAAAATCACCATTGTGTCAGATGGATCATGTGATCATTTTGGTGATATGTGCCTCTTCATTTTGGTATTATTTATCTCTTTATATTGTAATTAATGATCTACTTGAGATCTTTGGCTTGACTTTTCTGCGGGGTAGAACATTAAGTGGGGCACATGTGGTTGTGTTATTCTCGgttaattaattaattaatatGGCAAGGAGTTATAGAATAACGATCAGGGTTGCGTTACGATAGCGTGAGTTAAAATTACGACAGGAGCAGGGGCCAAAAATTGCACAAGGGAGATGGGGTTGTCGCCaatgttggggttgagGTGTCGTGTATAAATATTGGTTCGAGAcgatttttttgttctttttttgtttatatttatatttatatttatatttttttttttatttctgATTCTGTTTTTTATTCttatttttgttttatttctgtttctgttttatttttgttttgttttgttttttagTTGATTTATATGCTCCCTTTTTCCCCTAAGATACAAGTCAATCTTGTTAACTTGTAATCTCATCCGACAGGGCCGGCATTGTTATTAAAGCCGTGTTAGAATACAACACGAGTGTATTGAATCCGTTATTCGGAGACAGAGATTTGCAGGCCCGGGGTTGACACGGGAAAATgccggtcacgtgactaaaATGAATGTCTGTCACATGACCGTTTGCCACCTGACCCCCTGCCACCTGACCTCGGCATCCACCTGATACGGCGGTTGGCCAACTCAACAAATCCATTTGCACGAGAGACGCTTGTCTAATTGAGTTTGGCCGAGTTTATcgcctacaagtagctactgcGGGTAGCTTAACGACAGTCTGACACTAGCCGTCACACTCACTCCACTCCACTACACACCGTCAACGACACACGGTCGTCTCGTCTTTCTCCACAACCAACCATGCAAACCGACCCATTGGCATTTCTGACCCCGCAACCGCTCGTGGACATTCTGCAGCCGTACTGCGAGAAAATCGGGTTCAAGTACCTGGCTCCCCATGTGCATGAAATCTTTctggccttctccttctacCAGATGTTGTTTCTGCTGTCTGGCCAGCTGAGTCCAATCATCTGGGGCAAGCAGCTCCGTAGTCTCAGCGCCAAAAACCGCATCGATTTTGACATCCACATTGTGTCGCAGTTCCAGGCGTTCATTGTGGTGCCCCTGGCGTTTCTGTGTTTCAACGATCCCATTCTGAGCGCCAACATCATCACCGCATACACTCCGTGGACCGGCTTTCTGGGCTCGCTGGCCACGGGCTACTTCGTCTGGGACCTTATCATTTGTGCCCGGTACGTGAACCTCTTTGGCGTGGGATTCCTGCTTCACGCAATCTGCgctctgtttgtgtttgtgcagGGCTTCCGGCCCTACGTCATGGGTATGATGGGCCATTTCCTCATGTTTGAAATGAGCACTCCATTTGTGAATATGAACTGGTTCGTGTCACGTCTTCCCAAGGGCACGTTCCCTCCTTGGTTTGAGGCTGCCAACGGAATCGCCCTCATgaccgtcttcttcggctGCCGAATCATTTGGGGAAACTACTGGTCCTATGtgaccatcaccaacatgtGGAAGCCAGAGATCCGGGCCCAGTACCCCATCTGGCTGCCAGTTCTTAACACCACTTCTAACTTGACCCTGGTGTCGCTCAACTTCTTCTGGTTCTCCAAGATGATTCGaatcttgttgaagaagattAACGGAAGCAAGAAGGATGCCAAGGTCGACGCACATAAGCTGGATTAGGGAGCTTCGTTTAGACATATAAAACAGTCCAATGCAATGGTCAGGCGTTTCCCGCGCTTGAAGCCGACAGCACTAACCGTATCACAGCCAGCCAGCATGCTACGGTTACGTCATTTGCTCATCTAGAAACGGTGTAACTGCTTGACTTTCGCCAGGTTCATA includes:
- a CDS encoding uncharacterized protein (Compare to YALI0B01804g, weakly similar to uniprot|P47153 Saccharomyces cerevisiae YJR116W Hypothetical 32.0 kDa protein in NNF1- STE24 intergenic region) — its product is MQTDPLAFLTPQPLVDILQPYCEKIGFKYLAPHVHEIFLAFSFYQMLFLLSGQLSPIIWGKQLRSLSAKNRIDFDIHIVSQFQAFIVVPLAFLCFNDPILSANIITAYTPWTGFLGSLATGYFVWDLIICARYVNLFGVGFLLHAICALFVFVQGFRPYVMGMMGHFLMFEMSTPFVNMNWFVSRLPKGTFPPWFEAANGIALMTVFFGCRIIWGNYWSYVTITNMWKPEIRAQYPIWLPVLNTTSNLTLVSLNFFWFSKMIRILLKKINGSKKDAKVDAHKLD
- a CDS encoding uncharacterized protein (Compare to YALI0B01782g, similar to uniprot|Q96VT2 Aspergillus niger prolyl aminopeptidase A (EC 3.4.11.5)), with the translated sequence MRLKKTTQAPRVLNVSKMFQKIDKYHVRGLVVETLAFEVPLDHSKPKNDKIRVCAQRINPSKTESSELEKRPYVIFFQGGPGFQCTPPLSKSGFIDELIQRGFQVLALDQRGTGMSTAIDPGELGKMETQKAADYLTHFRADSIVRDAEMIRKVLVGEKGKWTIMGQSFGGFCCFTYLSFFPDFVKQAIVTGGIPPTANNPDKVYKALYPVVAQRNKYYYAKYPEDQKRVSHILDYLRNNKITLPNGGNLSPERFQQLGLSLGSHNGADTIHLIVLRLFDDLEVNGRPSFFILDKIQVMHSFDTNPIYAILHESIYCQKEASNWSADRLRADFPVFISENDKVPTYLTGEMIYKSMFEDYTELRQLKPVADLLAEKKDWPDLYDYKQLKANKVPIVAATYFSDMYVEFNLVQETANETGNIKQWITNEYFHGGLRANPKEVLGHLFDLLEVDFE